ACAGCTAACATACATCTACTTGGAGTAAACTGCGCCACAGAACCTTGCTAAAAAAATCACACCGAGCAACATCACGCAATGATTGAGTTTAAACTGATGAAGTCAGacagaaaaacagaaaagaaaaactcTGAAAACAACAAGAGTTTAGGGACCGCTGAGTCTGAGTCTGACCTCGCTTGCGCTTGTTTAAATCAGGAACAAGTCAGAAAAATTACACCTGTGAAAAACTGGTGAGAGATCAGAATTAAGCCCATAAGGCAGGCCTCTCCTTCCACTCATCCTGGTATAGATCAGGAAGAGCGCCGCCTGCATTTCCACTGCCAGGGTTGTACCTGCTCTGTGGATAAAGAGAGAAGTTCATGCTCCTGGGCTGTGCATCCAGCATTACATTCACATAACCCTCTTTTGCATTTTATGCTACTTCCTGACTTCATGTCACCCTTCTCATGAAAGGTATCAATATTGCGCGCacacgcgtgtgtgtgtgtgtgtgtgttaaaagaACAATCGTCATCTTTTTCTGTACCTTAGATATCTTAAAATCTAGCTGACAATCCATCCTCAAGCCACCTATTTAGTGTCAAAGAGCATAACATTCCCAAGTTTTAAAAGGGCCTGGATAATACTGATCGATCAATGTGCTCCTTGGGAAAATAGCTCTCCAGATGGTCTATTGGGACAGGAATTGCTGGTAATCACAATGTGGACTCAAAGAGCGTCACTAATGGGGGCTGTTGTGAGGCACGCTTCTTTTGTGATCCCCTTGAATGTCATAAATAGGGAAGAAAGTGTGGGAAACTCTGAGAAACTCAGGCCCACACTCTGAGGTTAATAGGGTCTTTGTCAGAAGAGTATCCCTGGGCTGTAGGATCAGCATAATAAACACCATGCTCCCCAAGGGCGGGAGAGTGCTGAGAAAGGAGACAGTCACCCAGGATGAGATgggagttaaaaaaacaaaacaaaaaccaaaaaccaccAACCCTATAGGCATTTGATTGTTATGATTGATAAAAtgttgtgggcctgattctcatctacACTAAGGCCTGGCCTTATAGCAGGTGGGGGTCACATGGCCATAGTGTACAGGAGACTCAGGCTTTGTGACATCACTGATTTCTGGTGCCAATTTTTAAtcaatacaaaataatgaatgtaaCTAGATAGATCAGCCCCTCTATTCTCCTAGGTGATTCTTCTCATAGTTTTGAAGCTGTTCTATATTCGCAGTGCTGCTATTGACTGTTAACGTGATTCATGATTGAACGAGGCCACTGAGAAAATGAGCGTCACAGGTGCAATGGCTTAAGTGCTCAGCTGCAATCCATCTCTCAAGATCTGGTCCATATTTCACAGCAAGGAAATATTACAGGAAGCTTTACAATGAAGAGTGCACTACATGCTGCCAATAGTAACTATATGGGTGGAACAAGACAATCACTGTGCTGTTGAATGAACtctcagaaaaaaatattgggaaaaaaaaaaaaaaggacaaaaacaccatatcacctgtgtcaagtatcagggggtagctgtgttagtctgtatccacaaaaacaacaaggagtccggtggcaacttaaagactaacagatttatttggacataagctttcatgggtaaaaaaccctcatttcagatgcacggagtgaaagttacagacgCAGGCattatcacctgtgggtgaacacttctcCGTGACCGCTCTGTATCTAacttctcagtcctcatcctcaaaggaaacttgcatagcaccttcaaaagatgagcctgggagcttaaattaataactttgctagacaatTAAAATCATGGACTGTTTagagatactggatttatggcttattacaacaatccatAACTCACTAACCACCCATCCCAGCTTTTCCGCTCCTCCTGCTCTCCCCTctgtgactggagaggtgttaatggcCACTTCACCTAGAattggtcccttgaaatgtgcgttaaccacttatgctaaacaaacaatctgttccaccttgtatttagctatgacactctcagtacctttcccagacctgaggaagagcagtgtaagctcaaaagctggtccaataaaacatattaccttgCCCACTTTGTCTATTTAATATCTTGGGATCAACACCGCTACCCCACTACTTCATACAAAGAAGAGGGTAATTATTTAGACCACTGCAGTTAGCAGATCTATAAAAATTGGAATTACAGGATTAGTACAATCTAGATTCCCAGTGTCTTTTGTGCATGTTTTGTTTCTTTCAATCTATCATTCCATTAACAacagggggcaggggaaggaacgagggggggggagaggtggacTTATAACCATTTTTGTGAGTTTCACACAAAACAACATTCTCTGCTTCCCCTGCAGTTACTGCTAGTCGAAAGCCACAATCCCCTCCCACAATGGGTGATCTTGGACCACAAGCATGTTTTTAACAGAAAAACTGCTGTAGAAACTGAACTTTTCAGCTTCCCTTTAAAAagcaaaactaaacaaaaaatagCCATGTTTGCCAAATGGAAACAAGACAAACATTTTAGTTACTAACCTTTTATAAAAGATAAATAGATTGTTGACAATAGAAATTATTTTGTTCCAGAACGGCAAATATCTTAGATGttcacgaaagtttatgcccaaataaatttgttagtctctaaggtgccaaaaggacccctcgttgtttttgctgatacagaccaacagggctaccactctgaaaccaacaGACCAGGTGTTTTTCATTCAAATGGACTCCTAAAATGTGTTGCAGAGTTAAAGAAAATCAGACAATGACGTTACATTGGATAAACTAAAAGAAGTGGTGCAAAGgacattagatagatagataagataCATAGAGGAGGGATAAATTTGTCCCTCAGGTAACTTCACTGATGGCAATACCACCAGGAAGAATTTGACCTAGTGAACAGACTACTTACATAAAGATATGTTGATGCACAAAGATGCTTTGCAGGTGCTCAAATGTAACAGTGAATatttgggaggagaggagaggatgaCTCCAGCTAAAGTACAGTAGTATCCCATTCTAATCACCTTGATGCTCTGATTTCCACCATATTCAGAGGTGATAATGATTATATAGTCAATGTTTGTCTTCCTTGTGGAAATAAATGCAATATACATTACATATGAATCTACTTATGTGGCAGCCTTAAATTAGGGATTTTATTAATCTCAGATTACCATGTGAGGAAATATTCATTCACAAATATTCACTTACCATAAAGTATTTAGAACTGCATAATACAATCAAAGCAAATACAAAAGGAATGGCTCATTTCTTTGATTTGTGAATAGGTGTGGGGTGGGAGGCGGGAAGCGAAGGGGTTGGTGCTAGAGCTCTGGTCTTTTCCAAACGATGACAGAGAGAGGGAAGCTGGCGTTTGTAACCCCAGAGGCTTGTTGTTTTGTGCATGCAATGCAAGGCAGCCTGCCTGGTTCACCATTCACCTCAGATGGTGAGAGTCCGGAATTTTGAGAGTTTCCCACACATCGCTCCATTCACAGTGTTAAACTGTCCACAATAGAAGTGTGCCTCTGTGGGTCCTGAGCAGAAAGCTAATGCCTTCTATACCATCTGGCTAGCACTCGGAGAATGCTTTAATCAGTGAGGGCTGGTTCAGCCCTTTGCGTTCCCGGGCATTGTGCTGGGGAGAGGATGGCATTATTTAAAACCACTCATTTCATATTTCCAGAACTGAAAATTGGATCAAAAGCTTCCCTGGCCAAAGGAAACCTCCCACCTCACGGTGCCCTTCTGCTGCTGAAAACACATCCCTTCTCATCCAGCGTGGGCATGACTTACTGATCAGTGCATCTGACATACTGCCAATCCTGGACACAGAGCTTTGCATTATATTGTCACTGTGAGCTACAATTATCAAATTATCAAATATGTGTGGTCCTGTATTGCTAATAtaacattaaataataataataaataataataataataattcaaaaTGTATAAAGTGACCTAGAGGCAGACTTTTAATGGGACTTGTGTTGCCGAGTCACCCACGTGCtttgaaaaacaataaaaataataacgaATAAGCTATTAACATACAACATGCCCTGGGGTAGCtgacctatggaactcattgtcacatgAAGTCATGGAGTTAACTACTATACCAACTGAATCACAAAAACAGCTAGATAACATGATGACAATTTTATGACCAGTAAAATAAACTTTTCAGGATTTCAAAACTTTAACAGATTCGCCCTTTCAACAACTCTGAGTGTGTTATTATTTACATGCAGCCATACGCGATACCATTGTTAGCCCCATTtttcatatggggaaactgaggtatggaGAGGTCACAGAGTGAGCTTAGAGAAAAaggtttatttaatttttctctgCATTTTAAAAGGCTGACAAAGTGTTAGATGAGGCTTTCATTAATGTCTTTGtaacaatggggaaactgaggcatgtggAAACTCAAGTCCTTAATCTGTGAACAGCAGAGCTGAAGAGCTGGGTTCTGTGAGAGGAAGCCTGGCTTAGGGAATAGAGCCCTGGACTGCGACTCAGGAGATCAGTATTCTATTCCTGTCTTGACCACTGACACACTGGATGAtcttagactcagactttaaggccaggagggaccatcatggtcatctagtctgacctcccacacatcataggccacagaatctcatctgCCGTGTAGTAGGCCCATCACCTCCGtctaagttactgaagtcctcaaatcttgatctACGGGTTTCATGTTACAGAGAATCCCCCATTTACTCTAGTTGAGGGGTGGGGAAAACACAATCcacaagtgacccatgccccacaccaCAGACGAAGGCTAAGTCACTTCCCCCCTCTgcacctcaatttccccatctgtaaaatgggactagtGATACTGTGAGCGCTACTGCTGAAGATCACTATATAAGTGCTAGATGTTGTTATTTCTCTCTCTGGGTACTCTCTCAGGCCCCAGCTTCCAATTCTGGAATGTGTAGTGCCTGAGAGGATAAATTAGCACACACCAAACCCCACTGAAATGCTCCAAACCCCATTTTAGGTGCTCCAAGCAAACATGGCAGTTTGACCAGGCATGATAGAAAGAATTGGCATCTCTGTCAATATAAGATCTCGCATACTTGCTCTGACATGATTCTAGATTCTAACATCCTGGCTCAGGTCTGCAGGTGACTGTGCCTCTGGTGTGGTAGACAACTAGCGAGTGGAGCTTACTGATACCTCagaccctcccactccactgtaaATGGCATCTTAAACCTTTCCCCCCCGAAGAGTGGTTCCTTTCTGTTACCATCCCCCGTATTTCCTGTGTGCATGTTGTGTGACTTTGGGGGTGGTTTTTTCCAGTACACTACTTCTGATTGTTCTTTAGGATTATACTATTCAATTGCGTGTAGCTGAACCTATGTGTGTAGCTCTGTGTGTCGCATGGGGAATCATAGCAATGTAGGACTgtagaggtcatctagcccagtcccctgcgctgaggcaggactacGTATTATCTGGACCACCTCTGGCCTGCTTTTAAAAACATCCACTGATgtagattccacaaactccctaggcaatttgttccagtgcttaactaccctgacaatgaggaagtttttcctaatttccaacctaaacctcccttgctgtaatttaagcccattgcttcttgtcctggccTTGTTGGTTAAGAAGAACCATTTATTATCcacctctttataacaaccttttatgtcatTTTACAACTTGAAGGCTGTTGAGCAATGCTTTAACCATTAAACAGTGAGGATTATGATTACACTGATATAAATTAAGAAAGAATCATGAATCTGGGTCTGTTTTATTAATAGTCAAAATACTCATGAGTGCAGGGCCTGTGGTAAGGGAAGAAGTGACCAGAAAAGCATTGCTCTAAGCCAGTTTAATCACTGAGCCAGCATCTCTGGAACAAGATCCAAAGTTTCTGGCATCAGGTCAGatgataaacaaaacaaatattatttatttctttaGAAAATCTTCTCATGGTCAGATGACTGCCCACTCCTGTGCTATTCTCACGCTTTCCTGTGGCAGATTTGACTGTGCCAAATATATCTAATGCATATGGGGTACATAACAGTCAAACATACTGAAAAAAAAACAGTGCttgtatgtgagagagacagagagagattggactaggagtcaggaaaTCTTGCTGTATTATAGCCATTTTGCAGATAGGATAATTCAGGCCAAGTGTGGGTGAGGGCATGATTtccttggtgcctcagtttccccatgtgttaaGGAGGATATTCCCCTATTGCACATGGGGGCTGAGGCACAGCAGAGTGTTGTGAGGCTTAGTTCATGATCGTTTGTTTAATGCTCTGAGATATCAAATGGAAGATGCCAGGGAAGGGCAAAACTTATTATTGTACAGATTTGCCAGACCATCACAGAAGAAATTGAGATTGCccagaaaaaaagcaaaaaaataaagatttaagtCTTTTAAAGAATAATAGAGGAAACAAAATGTCTATAAAAGATGGAGAGAAAAGCATTTTGAACTGTATCTTTCTTAAAAAGATCCCCTCCCCAAAAACATGTGTTTTCCCTTTTGATTTTGATCTCAGTTGCCTGAAAATTGACAAGCACTGTATTCATCTAAGTACGGTTTAATGTCAATGAAAATGTTTAGTCTCTCTAATTTTGGAGTTTTTCCTTTACAGCTTCTTTTTTGGGCACAGGAAAGTAGGGGACATTTTCCTTTCCTGGGAGCTGTCTTCTGTGCTTAATTTCACCACAGCCTGGGAAAAGGCAGCATATTGAGATGTTGACGTTCCCAACATCAGGCACAAGTTTGATTATAATGACGGCGAACGCTTTCCCACGTTCTTATCCTGTCCCTCCAAAGCCACTGCCTATTGTGTAACACGCTCCCCAGTCCACCTGCTCCGTTGGGAGCAGAGTATTATCCCCAGGCAATTCACAGTCAATTTACCATGCTGTAATAGATGCTTTCTCTATTGTCCTGATAAATGCACGGATTGGCTAGTGAGTGTGGGAAACTCAAAGACGCTTAGGACCCAGACATTTGTATGCAGCTTCTGGGTATAAATAGAAGAGCTTTCCAGCTCCCTTCTGCACTGGCTAAACAGCAAGATTGGAAGTGAACCCTGCACTTGAACGTTTGGGATAATGGCACCCAATACCTTCCCACTGGAAATCCTAACTTCCAAAGAGAAAAACAGAGTAAGTATCCACTGCATATTGCAACATGCACTGGCTAAAGGGCAAACAGCTGATACAGGCTGAGCTGCTTACATAGAGAAGATGGGAAATGGATGGAAAAGAGAAATGCTGTCACTAactttctctcccctcttgtgTTACAGCTGAGGAAGCCGATTGTAGAGAAGCTGCGCCGGGACCGGATTAATAGCAGCATCGAGCAGCTGAAACTCCTGCTGGAGAAGGAGTTCCAGAGACACCAGCCCAACTCCAAGCTGGAGAAAGCCGACATCCTGGAGATGACTGTCAGCTACTTGAAATACAGTCAAAGTAAGTGCCTTCCCCTTTGCTTTTGAATAACTCTCCTGCGCTGCATTTATCCCTGGTCCAAACTCCAGCCTAGATGTCCCTATCTAAAAGCCATCTctgtcttctctctcttcccagctttTGCATCCTCTTCTCCAAGCCTGCAGCAGGATTACAGTGAAGGGTATTCCTGGTGCCTCAAAGAGGCTCTGCAGTTCTTGTCTCTCCATTCTGCGAACACAGAACCCCAGATGAAACTGCTGTGCCACTTACAGAGGCCTCAAGTTACAGCCAAGGACTCAAATTCTCCAGCTTCATCCTCTGCAGCCCACCAAAGGTCTGCAAAACAAGCAGCACTGAAGCCCACCAGCAGACTTTGGAGGCCCTGGTAGATTAGAGGGACTTCTGTATGGTTTCTGGACATTAACTCATATTCCAGAGGAGACTGTGACTTGCTGTACAAGTCCTCTCACTCCTCTAATGAGTAGGGAAGAATACTTTCCTTTTACAGAGCATACTTATGCTTGGATGTCAGTTTCCCTTCTCCTAGAAGGATCTAAATGCTCCCACCACGTGGAGAGATAGCTATTCTAAAAGAATGTGCAAAGTAATCCTCATGGTAGGATGACTGAGCAGTTGTTCAAAAAGGAACgtttaatgtttttttaacctTGCTGAGGTTTTTGAGTGTGTTTGTTTAGAAAGAAGTAACTTCTAGGAAGTTTAGGCtacagttttcaaaagtgtccactgAACTGGAGTGCCTCTGTTTTTAGCGGCCCAACCTGAGACTCACAGAACATTCATTTTCAAAGCGTGCAGCATCCCACTTCACTTGATTTCAACTGGAATTGTGGGAGTCAAAACTTGTGAAAAATCAATGTCTTACGAATCACAAGGTGAGCATCCAATCTTAgtgggcacctttgaaaatctggctctcatGTTGTTGCTGTAAGGGGTTCTATAATGTTTATAGAGTTTATTGAGTGTACTTGGAAAAATGTTACACCGTAACTCAAGCTATGTAGAGGGGATTCTTCACGATGTACTACTCTCAAAAGCAGAGTATTGTTTCTTATGTTCAGCATATGCAATGCCTTTTATAAAGGCAGTAACTTGTTTTGTATCCTCATAGGAAGGAAAGTATCGGCTTGTGTTGTCGGTTTTACGAGAAATATTTAGCAAAAGTCTTTCATGAAAGGCAACCGTACaagttatatttatatttttggtacCATAATGTTATGGGAGATAGTCTATTCACTATAATCCTCAGAGGATGCTGTGATGTGTATGTGTCAGGTGAACTGATTGTATGATCTGTGTTTGAAACCattttgaatttcaaaagttGCAGAAACTTTGCACAGTgttaaaataaaatctgattACTGAATCTATATGCAGCAAGTCATTCTCTCCTGTGTAGAAATCCCTAACTGATGCCCCTTTGACAGAGGCTTCACAGGATAGTGCTGTTTAAAGAACTGACATAGGAGACCTCACAATAGATACACAAAGATCACAGTTCAGCTGTGGAGCAACCCAGGTTTGCCAAGTTTGGTCTGAGGCACTGTAATTTGAATGACTCCTATTGATTAACATACAGAATGGTACTGACAAGATCCAGAAGGAGCCATAGTCAGCTTTCCTCTGCTGcgagtaagggtttgcaggatcaagcactCACATTCTATATTGCAGCAACATGCTCATCCTCACTCACTATCCAGAGTCAGGATTTCTTTAATTCAGAGGTGTCTGCCTGGCTGGTATCCCTGTATTGTTGAGACTGTGCCAGGAGACAGTGAGGGGAAAGCAAAGCCCTCGCTAAGAGGAAGAGTCGAATAAATGATTCTATAGCAGACTTCTCATAGATCTCATATTCATTTAACAAGGCTGCTCACAAATTAGTTCAAAGACTGAGACACTTAACTTTAGTACTGTACTTTTAACTGATCCCTTTGCGGCTTCTTATTCACACACTAGATATACCCCTTTAACAAACAAAATCAAACACCTGGCAGACATCCAATAATAATATGAAGCCCTTACATATTACGATTCCCACTTTAGATCTAGAAGAACTGAGACAGAGCTTAaagtaaaaatattccaaacaatTCTCTAATCTTCAGATGCCCAACTTCAGACGTCTAAGACCAGATTTTCCAAGGTGATAAATACAGTATACACAGCTTCgctgacttcaactggagttgtgAGCACTCAGCACGTTCAGAAATCATTCCCAAAAAATGAAGGCAACCAAACATCATTAGACACTTAGACCCAAGTGACTTACCCAACATCACAGAAAACGTGAGTGTCACAGCTGGATTTAACTCAGTAGTTCTTGGGTCTCAGTCCCATATTCAGCCTGATAGGTCCAGGGTGGCTCTGATGTATCTATGAATGAGAAAAATGAGGGCCATTGTTTTAGAAGCAGATAATCCATTTCAAGTAAGGAAGAAATAACTTCCCAAGTGAAAATAAACTTTGCTAGGTAGTTAATGTTTAAATTCCCTTCTTTTTATATATTAAATAGATGTGGGGCAGTAACAGTTACTAGTAAGACATGCAGCGAAATTTAGATCCAAATGGTTTTCCACATAAAGCAGAAATATTTTTAGCTACTTAATTCATCCTTGCGGGGAAAAGCCAATATATATGGGGCTTGAACCCGTAACACTGATGTGAATGGGAGCAGTATTAGGGCCACAGAGTGGGAAAATTAGAGGCTACAAAACTCAAACTATATGTTAGGCCAACAAGGTATCCCTTTGTTCAGAGAAAAAGGAATACTGGGAGCTATTAAGTGGATGATAACCCTTAACTCTCCCTCACTTCAGTTAAACCCAAATGTATCTCCATTCCACACCAACCTGCCTTTACCTCATATTCGTTAGTGCAAATGTTTTACCTGAGAATGCAGAAGCATATAGGAAAGGAGCTAGAAAATGGTGTTTGCAGTAAGGGAATGTATCCCAGCtagaatcacagaaattagaGGTCTGTCAGGTCTCATCTAATGTGTCTCCTACAGCACATTTGCTAGTATTTTGTCTAGTCCTGTATAAATATCTCAATTGTTGGAGTTTCCAGCCATAAGCTCTATGTATTGCCACTTCGCTTGTTGTTTGCCCTATTGCTAGTTTATGACAGGGAGAGACTTTTGTTTGACTCTGACTATATCTTCCAACAACTCCCATCTTCTTTACCTACTGTGAACCATCTCTCGGTTTTGACTTATACGTTTTCAGGGAGGGATCATGTGATGTTTGCTGCACAAGCAGCACTGTAACCTCCAGCTGTGCTATGCCACCCTGTGGCCCAGTTCAAGCACTGTGTCAGTATGAAACAGCAAGACTACTGAAAGTTGCAATACCTTGCTCATTTGGGTGAGTTTGGGGTCTTCAGAttagatataaaaaaaaaagtgttactgAATCCATTAGCAATCATTTGTCCTCAATTTTTTGTGCAATACCTGGAAAAATCTCCTTTTCTCTCACCAAAAATGGAGCAGGGGTATGAACTCACTCAAGAGCAGGGAGGATCTGCAAACTACGAGTATTTATTTGGGATGATCTACTGTTAAGTGCAGGATATTATAGTGTACTAGTATTATTAACAATTTATGATCATAaggtactttgagatccttggatgagagCTCCCATAGAAAGTATCATTGCTAATAAATGATGATGCTATGTTAGAGACGAGGCAAACTGAGATTATTTGTATCAATGTGCCTTTTCCCCTCAATAACTTTGGGACTTCAGATGAATGGAACACAAATCCCCCAAACTCCCCACCCCACTATTCAGTAACCCTGTGGGCTGAGGATAAAATGGGGCCAGGTGCAAGCCCCTCTGCAACTCTCAGGTGCAAATAAAAATGAATCCAGACCCTCACCCACCTATAACCTTGTAGACCATAGATCTAAATCCCTGTaattgggaggggggggagatTACTTGGGATGAAGATCCAACCTACCAATAACTTTGTAAGGTAAAAAATATGGAGCCCAGTTCCACCCCCCCCCATAACTTTGTCGGTCGCAGATAAAATGGGGCTACGATCCACCCTCACACCCCTCCCCGGGCAAAAAGGCTGAATACTGGCAACGCTGAAGGGAGCCCAAGCCCGACCTCATTTGTATAATATATGTATTATATCAGATTAATATGTAAAAATATGCGCATATATTTGCATGCCGAATAGGCCAGGCAAGGGGGTGGGTGGCGTTCAAAATGGCGGAGCGGGGCGGGCGAGGTACCAGCAGCGGCGGTGACAGCAGCCTGGATAAGAGCATCACTCTCCCGCCTGACGAGATCTTCCGCAACCTGGAGAACGCCAAGTGCTTCGCCATAGACATCGGTAACCGGGCGGGCGCCTCGGGGGCGGCAGCGGGTCGAGGGCGGGTGGCGGCTCTGTCCGCTCAGGGAAACCGCCGGGACGGGCAGCTAGTGGCGCGCGGGGCACGCTGGGAAATGCAGTCCCGCTGGGCGCGGCGCGCACTGCCTGGAGCGGGAGACGGACTACGGCTCCCGGCGTGCGCCGCGGGGGGCTGGCGGAGCGGGACATGACGGGAGTTGTGGTCCAGAGCCTCTCCCGGGGCGAGGCAGAGGGCGGGCGGCAGAACTACGAATCCCAGCATGCCGCCGGGGGCGGCTAACGGGCTGGCCGGGGTGGTAAACAGGCTGGAGGGGCCAGCCTAGCAGAGGGGGGTGGACCCGATTGAGGGGGCGATtaaagggggcaggagggggtgaccCCGGGGAGGGGACTAGGGAATGGACCCCTTTGAGGGAAGGCTCAGCAAGACAGAGGACTGAAGGGGGTTAGCCCctcggggggggcagggttgaCTTAGCATCCACGATTAGGGAGGCAGcatttggggtgtgggggagggatgccA
This window of the Mauremys mutica isolate MM-2020 ecotype Southern chromosome 21, ASM2049712v1, whole genome shotgun sequence genome carries:
- the LOC123354245 gene encoding transcription factor HES-5-like, encoding MAPNTFPLEILTSKEKNRLRKPIVEKLRRDRINSSIEQLKLLLEKEFQRHQPNSKLEKADILEMTVSYLKYSQTFASSSPSLQQDYSEGYSWCLKEALQFLSLHSANTEPQMKLLCHLQRPQVTAKDSNSPASSSAAHQRSAKQAALKPTSRLWRPW